The following proteins are co-located in the Styela clava chromosome 15, kaStyClav1.hap1.2, whole genome shotgun sequence genome:
- the LOC120333868 gene encoding myosin light chain 3, skeletal muscle isoform-like — protein sequence MAIEFNEQQMEDIKEAIELFDKDGDNKIALNQVGDIVRALGECPTNEDVDKMLGNPCKDDLAKKIGLEEFLPIYTKIIQESVKGTYEDFMEGLRVFDKDGNGTVMGAEIRHVLTTLGEKLTSAQVSAMMQGQEETNGILNYDKFSKFLLETPQTAI from the exons ATGGCAATCGAATTCAACGAACAACAAATGGAAGACATCAAGGAAGCCATTGAGCTTTTCGATAAAGACGGCGACAACAAGATCGCTCTCAATCAAGTCGGTGACATCGTGAGAGCTTTGGGAGAATGTCCAACGAACGAAGATGTTGATAAAATGCTGGGAAATCCGTGTAAAGACGACTTGGCAAAGAAAATAGGACTTGAAGAATTTTTGCCTATCTACACTAAAATTATTCAAGAATCTGTCAAAGGAACTTATGAAGATTTCATGGAAGGATTGAGAGTTTTTGACAAAGACGGCAACGGCACTGTCATGGGTGCTGAAATCAGACACGTTCTGACAACTCTGg GAGAAAAGTTGACATCTGCTCAAGTATCAGCAATGATGCAAGGACAGGAGGAAACAAATGGAATTCTTAACTACGACAAGTTCAGTAAATTCTTACTAGAAACACCACAAACCGCAATATAA
- the LOC144432407 gene encoding pyridine nucleotide-disulfide oxidoreductase domain-containing protein 2-like, translated as MIELCIPSTVDTTLAPKGHHVLSVFTQYTPYYLNGTQEWTDSDRDNYRKIVFKSIEDYAPGFIDSVVGYEVLTPMDLENTFGLTGGNIFHGAIGLDQLFLSRPTSFMASQRTPLQGLYICGSGTHPGGGVMGACGRLGAMAVLSDLKSKKISKNLS; from the exons ATGATTGAACTATGTATACCATCAACTGTGGACACCACACTTGCACCGAAAGGCCATCACGTTCTATCTGTATTTACTCAATATACACCTTATTACTTGAATGGAACACAAGAATGGACAGACTCTGATCGCGACAATTATCGTAAAATAG TGTTCAAAAGTATTGAAGATTATGCACCTGGTTTCATTGATAGCGTTGTTGGTTACGAAGTTCTGACGCCGATGGatttagaaaatacttttgGATTAACAGGAGGG aatattttccaCGGTGCAATTGGTTTGGATCAGCTTTTTCTATCTCGACCAACCTCGTTCATGGCATCGCAGAGAACGCCCTTACAAGGATTATACATATGTGGAAGTGGAACACATCCCG GCGGAGGAGTCATGGGCGCATGTGGAAGACTGGGAGCAATGGCGGTTTTATCTGATCTCAAatcgaaaaaaatatcaaagaatTTATCGTAA